From Streptomyces sp. HUAS MG91, the proteins below share one genomic window:
- a CDS encoding CTP synthase: MTPKSTTTKHIFVTGGVASSLGKGLTASSLGMLLKARGLRVVMQKLDPYLNVDPGTMNPFQHGEVFVTNDGAETDLDIGHYERFLDVDLDGSANVTTGQVYSQVIAKERRGEYLGDTVQVIPHITNEIKHRIRRMATDEVDVVITEVGGTVGDIESLPFLETVRQVRHEVGRDNVFVVHISLLPYIGPSGELKTKPTQHSVAALRNIGIQPDAIVLRCDREVPTAIKRKISLMCDVDEDAVVACPDARSIYDIPKVVHTEGLDAYVVRKLDLPFRDVDWTTWDDLLDRVHNPDHEIVMALVGKYIDLPDAYLSVTEALRAGGFANKARVKIKWVTSDDCKTPAGAKKQLGDVDAICIPGGFGDRGVSGKVGAIQFARENKIPLLGLCLGLQCTVIEAARNLADIPDANSTEFDAATAHPVISTMAEQLDIVAGEGDMGGTMRLGMYPAKLAEGSIVREVYDGKEYVEERHRHRYEVNNAYRAELEKKAGLQFSGVSPDGKLVEYVEYPRDVHPYLVATQAHPELRSRPTRPHPLFAGLVKAAVERKVKAAAGAKKAK, encoded by the coding sequence ATGACGCCCAAATCCACGACGACCAAGCACATCTTCGTCACCGGGGGTGTCGCCTCATCCCTCGGCAAGGGCCTCACCGCCTCCAGCCTCGGAATGCTGCTCAAGGCACGGGGCCTCCGCGTCGTCATGCAGAAGCTCGACCCGTACCTGAACGTCGACCCGGGGACGATGAACCCGTTCCAGCACGGCGAGGTGTTCGTCACCAACGACGGCGCCGAGACCGACCTGGACATCGGCCACTACGAGCGTTTCCTCGACGTCGACCTCGACGGCTCGGCCAACGTCACCACCGGCCAGGTGTACTCGCAGGTCATCGCCAAGGAGCGGCGCGGCGAGTACCTGGGCGACACGGTCCAGGTCATCCCGCACATCACGAACGAGATCAAGCACCGCATCCGCCGCATGGCGACGGACGAGGTGGATGTAGTGATCACCGAGGTCGGCGGCACGGTCGGCGACATCGAGTCGCTGCCGTTCCTGGAGACCGTCCGCCAGGTCCGCCACGAGGTCGGCCGCGACAACGTCTTCGTCGTGCACATCTCGCTGCTGCCCTACATCGGCCCCTCCGGCGAGCTGAAGACCAAGCCCACCCAGCACTCGGTGGCCGCCCTGCGCAACATCGGCATCCAGCCGGACGCCATCGTGCTGCGCTGCGACCGCGAGGTCCCCACCGCCATCAAGCGCAAGATCTCGCTGATGTGCGACGTGGACGAGGACGCCGTCGTGGCCTGCCCCGACGCCCGCTCGATCTACGACATCCCGAAGGTCGTGCACACCGAGGGCCTCGACGCGTACGTGGTCCGCAAGCTGGACCTGCCGTTCCGCGACGTGGACTGGACGACCTGGGACGACCTGCTCGACCGCGTCCACAACCCCGACCACGAGATCGTCATGGCCCTGGTCGGCAAGTACATCGACCTGCCCGACGCCTATCTGTCGGTGACCGAGGCGCTGCGCGCCGGCGGCTTCGCCAACAAGGCCCGCGTCAAGATCAAGTGGGTCACCTCGGACGACTGCAAGACGCCGGCCGGCGCCAAGAAGCAGCTCGGCGACGTGGACGCGATCTGCATCCCCGGCGGCTTCGGCGACCGTGGTGTCAGCGGCAAGGTGGGCGCGATCCAGTTCGCCCGCGAGAACAAGATCCCGCTGCTCGGCCTCTGCCTCGGCCTCCAGTGCACGGTCATCGAGGCCGCGCGCAACCTGGCCGACATCCCGGACGCCAACTCCACCGAGTTCGACGCGGCCACCGCCCACCCGGTCATCTCGACCATGGCGGAGCAGCTCGACATCGTCGCAGGTGAGGGCGACATGGGCGGCACCATGCGGCTCGGCATGTACCCCGCCAAGCTCGCCGAGGGCTCCATCGTGCGCGAGGTGTACGACGGCAAGGAGTACGTCGAGGAGCGCCACCGCCACCGCTACGAGGTGAACAACGCCTACCGCGCCGAGCTGGAGAAGAAGGCCGGACTGCAGTTCTCCGGCGTCTCCCCGGACGGCAAGCTCGTCGAGTACGTCGAGTACCCGCGCGACGTCCACCCCTACCTGGTCGCCACCCAGGCCCACCCGGAGCTGCGCTCGCGCCCGACGCGTCCGCACCCGCTCTTCGCCGGCCTGGTCAAGGCCGCCGTGGAGCGCAAGGTGAAGGCCGCCGCGGGGGCCAAGAAGGCCAAGTAA
- a CDS encoding PucR family transcriptional regulator: protein MDSTSPEYPPYSPPSSPAGITVQRALELPGLRSGLPEVVAGGDRLLRTVRWVHAGEVPNIASLLKGGELLLTTGFGLGTRPAEQRAFVRKLAERGIAALVIELGQRFARLPAALVETARAAGLPLVQLHREVPFVTVTEEIHTEIVNGHYALLQRAEEVHRRCTNALLGGGGVPQVLRILAEFSGNPVFLETADGQLLYAAGADGDITDPLQVWEGMRGTHQDEPPSGALLVDVPGGGPGTGSVRARLVVLPVSSAPAPVHRIAAERAAGSLAVVLMQARQEEELAARGRGDFLTDLAEGRITPEDAPAQARVLGFRPTGQGPLLPVVMRLPETSMSVAPGGGWAVLARAVSEELASVGVPVLLGVRPVEGRVPLLLGLRSESERTAVADRVAAALRAGVERAGMQRAGGKAPVVVVGGAGGWTAAAAGLRHAAETATAAQGLTDRPWFDARRLDIDLLLWRLREHPDLAAFVERAIGPLQEHDKRSKPPLLPTLQTYLAHAGRKAETARELHLNRQTLYNRLARIGELLGTDLDDPQTVLALSLALRARRHVG, encoded by the coding sequence ATGGACAGCACCTCCCCCGAGTACCCGCCGTACTCCCCTCCCTCCTCCCCCGCCGGGATCACCGTGCAGCGGGCCCTGGAGCTGCCCGGGCTGCGCAGTGGGCTGCCCGAGGTGGTGGCGGGCGGGGACCGGCTGCTGCGGACGGTGCGCTGGGTGCACGCGGGTGAGGTGCCGAACATCGCGTCACTGCTCAAGGGCGGCGAACTGCTGCTGACCACCGGGTTCGGGCTCGGCACGCGCCCGGCCGAGCAGCGGGCCTTCGTACGCAAGCTGGCCGAGCGGGGCATCGCCGCGCTGGTGATCGAGCTGGGGCAGCGGTTCGCGCGGCTGCCCGCGGCGCTGGTGGAGACGGCGCGGGCGGCGGGCCTCCCGCTGGTGCAGCTGCACCGCGAGGTCCCCTTCGTGACCGTCACGGAGGAGATCCACACCGAGATCGTCAACGGCCATTACGCGCTGCTCCAGCGCGCGGAGGAGGTCCACCGGCGCTGCACGAACGCGCTGCTCGGCGGGGGCGGGGTGCCGCAGGTCCTGCGGATCCTGGCCGAGTTCAGCGGGAACCCGGTGTTCCTGGAGACCGCCGACGGACAGCTGCTGTACGCGGCCGGTGCCGACGGCGACATCACCGATCCGCTCCAGGTGTGGGAGGGCATGCGCGGCACGCACCAGGACGAGCCGCCCAGCGGGGCGCTGCTCGTCGACGTGCCGGGCGGTGGCCCGGGTACGGGTTCGGTGCGGGCGCGGCTCGTCGTGCTGCCGGTGTCGTCGGCCCCGGCGCCGGTGCACCGGATCGCGGCGGAGCGGGCCGCCGGGTCGCTGGCCGTCGTGCTGATGCAGGCGCGGCAGGAGGAGGAGCTGGCGGCGCGCGGGCGCGGCGACTTCCTCACCGATCTCGCGGAGGGCCGGATCACGCCGGAGGACGCCCCGGCGCAGGCCCGCGTCCTGGGCTTCCGGCCGACCGGGCAGGGGCCCCTGCTGCCGGTGGTGATGCGACTGCCGGAGACGTCCATGAGCGTGGCGCCGGGCGGCGGCTGGGCGGTGCTCGCGCGGGCCGTGTCGGAGGAGCTGGCGTCGGTCGGCGTGCCCGTGCTGCTCGGCGTACGGCCCGTGGAGGGGCGGGTGCCGCTGCTGCTCGGGCTGCGTTCGGAGTCGGAGCGCACGGCGGTCGCCGACCGGGTGGCGGCGGCGCTGCGGGCGGGCGTGGAGCGGGCCGGGATGCAGCGGGCGGGCGGCAAGGCGCCGGTGGTCGTGGTCGGCGGGGCGGGCGGCTGGACGGCGGCCGCCGCGGGTCTGCGGCACGCGGCGGAGACGGCGACGGCCGCGCAGGGCCTCACCGACCGCCCGTGGTTCGACGCGCGGCGCCTGGACATCGACCTGCTGCTGTGGCGGCTGCGGGAGCATCCGGACCTGGCGGCGTTCGTGGAACGGGCGATCGGCCCGCTCCAGGAGCACGACAAGCGCTCGAAGCCTCCCCTGCTGCCCACGCTCCAGACCTACCTGGCCCACGCGGGCCGCAAGGCGGAGACGGCCCGCGAACTGCACCTGAACCGCCAGACGCTGTACAACCGCCTCGCCCGGATAGGCGAGTTGCTGGGAACGGACCTGGACGACCCGCAGACGGTACTGGCCCTCAGCCTGGCGTTGCGGGCTCGCCGGCACGTGGGATAG
- a CDS encoding NUDIX hydrolase, which translates to MTTIKDTAEQWEVRATETPFVGHKTSVRTDDVVMPDGTVAQRDYQVHPGSVAVLALDDQERVLLLKQYRHPVGMKLWEIPAGLLDVPGENPLHAAQRELYEEAHVKAEDWRVLTDVYTTPGGCSEAVRIFLARGLSEADGERFEVEDEEADMEFARVPVGELVRGVLRGELHNNCLVVAVLSLSAVLAGDGVDALRPADAEWPARPFDA; encoded by the coding sequence ATGACGACGATCAAGGACACCGCCGAGCAGTGGGAGGTCCGAGCGACCGAGACCCCCTTCGTCGGGCACAAGACCTCGGTGCGTACGGACGATGTCGTCATGCCGGACGGGACCGTGGCGCAGCGCGACTACCAGGTCCACCCCGGCTCGGTCGCCGTGCTCGCCCTCGACGACCAGGAGCGGGTGCTGCTCCTGAAGCAGTACCGGCACCCCGTCGGCATGAAGCTCTGGGAGATCCCGGCCGGGCTGCTCGACGTCCCCGGCGAGAATCCGCTGCACGCGGCGCAGCGGGAGCTGTACGAGGAGGCGCACGTCAAGGCCGAGGACTGGCGCGTTCTCACTGACGTGTACACCACTCCGGGTGGGTGCTCGGAGGCCGTGCGGATCTTTCTCGCCCGGGGGCTGTCCGAGGCGGACGGGGAGCGGTTCGAGGTGGAGGACGAGGAGGCGGACATGGAGTTCGCCCGGGTGCCGGTGGGGGAGCTGGTGCGGGGGGTGCTCCGCGGTGAGCTGCACAACAACTGTCTTGTGGTGGCGGTGTTGTCGTTGAGTGCGGTGCTGGCGGGGGACGGGGTGGATGCGCTGCGGCCTGCTGATGCCGAGTGGCCGGCCCGGCCGTTCGACGCCTAG
- a CDS encoding tetratricopeptide repeat protein codes for MTASQFLGRGRELKELRADIERAGLDTLSGRKAPRARVLLIAGRPGTGRTALAGELLRQIADRYPDGAVRTRLTAPDGTPVPTERVARDLLDALDLPAPPGESADDLTERLREGLSVRRVVLLLDDASSAEQVDELLPETPDCLVVAVAEGPLTGIPDVRPCTIGGLDTKSAVELLTRHTGSVRITCDPRSAESLVEVCGSEPAALEIAGGWLAVRPKESVADLAKQLHALDGDGPALARVFRHAYASLPAPAARILRYLSLAPEGYVDPHTASALAGCSVSAARTTLDDFVTLGLVRGVASELPQYEVPGCLLPLLRGLTETLDRPGEVQLARARMLERTVRLLTSCRAITEPDGSPPRKKLAGLPSALRFADAEAAAEWLRVRRPTLLAAARLAVADGELDTLARRLMAALTRALVAHRGPEDAAAELYGIHRLVLDVAERRDLPREKAAALLNLADLDARTGRTQDALARYRAALDAGRAAGDPYATGRAMESVGGTYQELGDWQRAADWYGRALSQRLTRGERADAARLHGRIAAVHTYAGRYGDALRGWRSAVAGYRKEGDVPAQARALSELARVQEYAGRPEDSLYTCQEAVEWARQAKDVRLQAALQLRLADTLERLGDPAAAKLHRSAAERMLGEEIAPAPTEGKQASPEANPSEQAANAYEIRSAPAED; via the coding sequence ATGACGGCCTCTCAGTTTCTCGGGCGCGGGCGTGAGTTGAAAGAGCTGCGCGCCGACATCGAGCGCGCCGGCCTGGACACCCTGTCGGGCCGCAAGGCACCCAGGGCCCGGGTCCTGCTCATCGCGGGCCGCCCCGGCACCGGCCGCACCGCACTCGCCGGGGAACTGCTGCGCCAGATCGCCGACCGCTACCCGGACGGCGCGGTCCGGACCCGGCTCACCGCGCCCGACGGCACCCCGGTGCCGACCGAGCGCGTCGCCCGCGACCTGCTGGACGCGCTCGACCTGCCCGCACCGCCCGGCGAGTCCGCCGACGATCTGACGGAGCGGCTGCGCGAGGGGCTGTCCGTGCGCCGGGTCGTCCTGCTGCTCGACGACGCGAGCAGCGCCGAACAGGTCGACGAGCTGCTGCCCGAGACCCCCGACTGCCTGGTGGTGGCCGTCGCCGAGGGCCCGCTCACCGGCATCCCGGACGTGCGGCCCTGCACGATCGGCGGCCTCGACACCAAGTCCGCGGTCGAACTGCTCACCCGGCACACCGGTTCCGTGCGGATCACCTGCGACCCGCGCTCGGCCGAGTCCCTGGTCGAGGTGTGCGGATCCGAGCCCGCGGCGCTGGAGATCGCCGGCGGCTGGCTCGCCGTACGGCCCAAGGAGTCCGTGGCCGATCTGGCCAAGCAGCTGCACGCGCTGGACGGCGACGGCCCCGCCCTCGCCCGCGTGTTCCGGCATGCCTACGCGTCCCTGCCGGCGCCCGCCGCCCGGATACTGCGATACCTGTCCCTCGCGCCCGAGGGCTACGTCGACCCGCACACCGCCTCCGCGCTCGCCGGCTGCTCGGTGTCCGCCGCCCGCACCACGCTCGACGACTTCGTGACGCTCGGGCTCGTCCGGGGCGTCGCCTCCGAGCTGCCGCAGTACGAGGTGCCGGGCTGTCTGCTGCCGCTGCTGCGCGGGCTCACCGAGACCCTGGACCGGCCCGGCGAGGTGCAGCTGGCCCGCGCCCGGATGCTGGAGCGCACGGTGCGGCTGCTCACGTCCTGCCGCGCGATCACCGAGCCCGACGGCTCCCCGCCCCGCAAGAAGCTCGCTGGGCTGCCCAGCGCCCTGCGGTTCGCCGACGCCGAGGCGGCCGCCGAATGGCTGCGGGTGCGCCGGCCCACCCTGCTCGCGGCGGCCCGGCTCGCCGTGGCGGACGGCGAGCTGGACACCCTGGCGCGGCGCCTGATGGCGGCCCTGACGCGGGCCCTGGTCGCGCACCGCGGGCCGGAGGACGCCGCCGCCGAGCTGTACGGCATCCACCGGCTCGTCCTCGACGTCGCCGAGCGGCGCGACCTGCCGCGAGAGAAGGCCGCCGCCCTGCTCAACCTCGCCGATCTCGACGCGCGGACCGGCCGCACCCAGGACGCCCTGGCCCGCTACCGGGCCGCGCTGGACGCCGGACGGGCGGCCGGCGACCCCTATGCGACCGGCCGCGCGATGGAATCCGTAGGCGGCACCTACCAGGAGCTGGGGGACTGGCAGCGGGCCGCCGACTGGTACGGCCGCGCCCTGTCCCAGCGGCTCACCCGGGGCGAGCGGGCGGACGCCGCGCGGCTGCACGGCCGGATCGCGGCGGTGCACACGTACGCGGGGCGCTACGGCGACGCGCTGCGCGGCTGGCGGTCGGCCGTCGCCGGATACCGCAAGGAGGGCGACGTCCCGGCGCAGGCGCGGGCGCTGAGCGAACTGGCGCGCGTGCAGGAGTACGCGGGCCGTCCCGAGGACTCGCTCTACACGTGCCAGGAGGCCGTCGAGTGGGCCCGTCAGGCCAAGGACGTACGGCTCCAGGCGGCGCTCCAGCTGCGGCTGGCGGACACCCTCGAACGGCTCGGCGACCCGGCCGCGGCCAAGCTGCACCGCAGTGCCGCCGAGCGCATGCTGGGAGAGGAAATCGCGCCGGCGCCGACCGAAGGCAAGCAGGCCAGTCCGGAAGCAAACCCTTCGGAACAAGCCGCTAACGCCTACGAAATCCGTAGTGCACCCGCAGAAGATTGA
- the ald gene encoding alanine dehydrogenase: MKVGIPREVKNNEFRVAITPAGVHELVRHGHQVLVEQNAGVGSSITDAEYVSAGAQILGTADEVWATADLLLKVKEPIAEEYHRLRKDQTLFTYLHLAASRECTDALLESGTTAIAYETVETANRALPLLAPMSEVAGRLAPQVGAYQLMAANGGRGVLPGGVPGVAAGKAVVIGGGVSGWNAAQIAIGMGFHVTLLDKDINKLKEADKIFGTKIQTVVSNAFELEKACLDADLVIGAVLIPGAKAPKLVTNELVSRMKPGSVLVDIAIDQGGCFEDSHPTTHAEPTFPVHNSVFYCVANMPGAVPNTSTYALTNATLPYIVELANRGWAEALRRDPALALGLNTHDGKVVYKEVAEAHGLDHVELETLLG, encoded by the coding sequence ATGAAGGTCGGCATCCCCCGCGAGGTCAAGAACAACGAGTTCCGGGTGGCCATCACCCCTGCCGGCGTGCACGAGCTGGTGCGCCACGGCCACCAGGTCCTCGTCGAGCAGAACGCCGGTGTGGGTTCCTCGATCACGGACGCCGAGTACGTCTCGGCCGGCGCGCAGATCCTCGGCACCGCCGACGAGGTCTGGGCCACCGCCGACCTGCTCCTGAAGGTCAAGGAGCCGATCGCGGAGGAGTACCACCGCCTGCGCAAGGACCAGACGCTCTTCACGTACCTGCACCTCGCGGCCTCCCGGGAGTGCACCGACGCGCTCCTGGAGTCCGGCACCACCGCCATCGCCTACGAGACCGTCGAGACCGCCAACCGCGCGCTCCCGCTGCTCGCCCCGATGTCCGAGGTCGCGGGCCGCCTCGCCCCGCAGGTCGGCGCCTACCAGCTGATGGCCGCCAACGGCGGCCGCGGCGTGCTGCCCGGCGGCGTCCCCGGTGTCGCGGCCGGCAAGGCCGTCGTCATCGGTGGTGGCGTCTCCGGCTGGAACGCCGCGCAGATCGCCATCGGCATGGGCTTCCACGTGACCCTGCTCGACAAGGACATCAACAAGCTCAAGGAAGCCGACAAGATCTTCGGTACGAAGATCCAGACCGTCGTCTCCAACGCCTTCGAGCTGGAGAAGGCCTGCCTCGACGCCGACCTCGTCATCGGCGCCGTCCTGATCCCCGGCGCCAAGGCGCCGAAGCTGGTCACCAACGAGCTCGTGTCGCGCATGAAGCCCGGAAGTGTCCTTGTCGACATCGCGATCGACCAGGGCGGCTGCTTCGAGGACTCGCACCCGACGACGCACGCCGAGCCGACCTTCCCGGTCCACAACTCGGTCTTCTACTGCGTCGCCAACATGCCGGGCGCGGTCCCGAACACGTCGACGTACGCGCTGACCAACGCGACGCTGCCGTACATCGTCGAGCTCGCCAACCGCGGCTGGGCCGAGGCCCTGCGCCGGGACCCGGCCCTGGCCCTGGGCCTGAACACGCATGACGGCAAGGTCGTTTACAAGGAGGTCGCCGAGGCCCACGGCCTGGACCACGTCGAGCTGGAGACCCTCCTGGGCTGA
- a CDS encoding glycoside hydrolase family 15 protein has product MAGRIEDYALIGDMQTAALVCRDGTVDWLCLPRFDSHAIFAGLLGTEDHGFWRLGPAHAADAEPPRATRRTYRGDSLILESEWETPRGTVRVTDFMPPRDGAPQLTRIVEGVSGRVPMRSTLRMRFSYGRITPWVHKVDGRTVAVAGPDSVWLDSDAETYGKDLTTYADFTVAPGDRIAFTIQWQPSHREQPPLPDPEGSLVATEQFWREWVEHCTYHGPYREAVVRSLITLKALTYAPTGGIVAAPTTSLPEEIGGVRNWDYRYTWLRDAAITLSSLLRTGYREEARAWREWLLRAVAGDPENLQIMYGIAGERELGEAELDWLPGYENSAPVRVGNGAAHQLQLDVYGEVTEALHLAHMTGLARNDYASLLQLKLIQYLENHWDEPDEGIWEVRGPRRHFVHSKVMAWVAVDRTIKLIESGDADGPLEKWRELRDDIHRDVCEKGYDKERNTFTQSYGSKELDASLLLIPQMGFLPPDDKRVIGTIEAIQRELSTTDGFILRYPTDGDNAGVDGLPGDEGAFLACSFWMADDLAMIGRVDEARRLFEKLLALRNDLGLLAEEWDPRLQRQVGNFPQAFSHVPLIDTALRLTASGAYGG; this is encoded by the coding sequence GTGGCCGGGCGCATCGAGGATTACGCACTCATCGGGGACATGCAGACCGCAGCGCTGGTCTGCCGGGACGGCACAGTGGACTGGCTGTGCCTGCCCCGCTTCGACTCGCATGCCATTTTCGCCGGGCTGCTCGGCACCGAGGATCATGGTTTCTGGCGGCTCGGCCCGGCCCACGCGGCCGACGCCGAACCGCCGAGGGCGACCCGGCGCACGTACCGGGGCGACTCGCTGATCCTCGAGTCGGAGTGGGAGACACCGCGCGGCACGGTCCGCGTCACCGACTTCATGCCGCCGCGCGACGGCGCGCCGCAGCTGACCCGGATCGTGGAGGGCGTCAGCGGCCGGGTGCCGATGCGTTCGACCCTGCGCATGCGGTTCTCCTACGGCCGGATCACGCCCTGGGTGCACAAGGTGGACGGCCGTACGGTCGCCGTGGCCGGGCCCGACTCCGTGTGGCTGGATTCCGACGCCGAGACGTACGGCAAGGACCTGACGACGTACGCGGACTTCACCGTGGCCCCAGGGGACCGGATCGCCTTCACCATCCAGTGGCAGCCCTCGCACCGGGAACAGCCGCCGCTGCCGGATCCCGAGGGATCGCTGGTGGCGACGGAGCAGTTCTGGCGGGAATGGGTGGAGCACTGTACGTACCACGGGCCCTACCGGGAGGCCGTGGTCCGCTCCCTCATCACGCTGAAGGCGCTCACGTACGCGCCGACCGGCGGCATCGTCGCCGCGCCCACGACCTCGCTGCCGGAGGAGATCGGCGGCGTACGGAACTGGGACTACCGGTACACCTGGCTGCGGGACGCGGCCATCACCCTGTCGTCGCTGCTGCGCACCGGGTACCGGGAGGAGGCACGGGCGTGGCGCGAGTGGCTGCTGCGGGCCGTGGCCGGCGACCCGGAGAACCTGCAGATCATGTACGGCATCGCGGGCGAGCGGGAGCTCGGCGAGGCGGAGCTGGACTGGCTGCCCGGCTACGAGAACTCGGCGCCGGTCCGGGTCGGGAACGGGGCGGCGCACCAGCTCCAGCTCGACGTGTACGGCGAGGTGACGGAGGCCCTGCACCTCGCGCACATGACGGGCCTGGCCCGCAACGACTACGCGTCGCTGCTCCAGCTCAAGCTCATCCAGTACCTGGAGAACCACTGGGACGAGCCGGACGAGGGCATCTGGGAGGTGCGCGGTCCGCGCCGGCACTTCGTGCACTCGAAGGTCATGGCGTGGGTGGCGGTCGACCGCACCATCAAGCTGATCGAGTCCGGTGACGCCGACGGACCGCTGGAGAAGTGGCGCGAGCTGCGCGACGACATCCACCGGGACGTGTGCGAGAAGGGGTACGACAAGGAGCGGAACACCTTCACGCAGTCGTACGGCAGCAAGGAGCTGGACGCCTCGCTGCTGCTGATTCCGCAGATGGGCTTCCTGCCGCCCGACGACAAGCGCGTCATCGGCACCATCGAGGCGATCCAGCGGGAGCTGTCGACGACGGACGGGTTCATCCTCAGGTACCCCACCGACGGCGACAACGCGGGTGTCGACGGCCTCCCCGGCGACGAGGGCGCCTTCCTCGCCTGCTCGTTCTGGATGGCGGACGACCTCGCGATGATCGGCCGGGTCGACGAGGCCCGCCGCCTCTTCGAGAAGCTGCTGGCCCTCCGCAACGACCTGGGCCTGCTGGCCGAGGAGTGGGACCCCCGGCTGCAACGCCAGGTCGGCAACTTCCCGCAGGCCTTCAGCCACGTCCCCCTGATCGACACGGCCCTGCGGCTGACCGCTTCGGGGGCGTACGGGGGCTGA
- a CDS encoding glycosyltransferase family 4 protein → MSHVSSHAAHGQTPLRTVQVLGGGSAGSSAHVRSLTAGLVARGVRVTVCAPSEAERAYGFGDVGAHHLPVPRSSDPASVAALRVACADADLVHAHGLHAALRASLALSGRRIPLVVTWHTRSYAEGARAHLLRMLERRVARAASVVLGTSSDLVDRARARGARDARLAAVSFPPPHRPEPSQEDDAERARHKTRAELGAVGRPLLMSVGTLEQHRGYEVLLDAAHAWLGLDPAPLLVIAGEGPQRATLQRRIEGEGLPVRLVGRRDDVADLLHAADIAVLPSSWESRSLLAQEALHARVPLVATDVGGIPELVGDAAELVPYGDAPALARAIERLLTDPERCAALRDAGTAQAASWPSEDATVAQVLSVYDELTGTF, encoded by the coding sequence GTGAGCCACGTGAGCAGCCACGCAGCGCACGGACAGACGCCGCTGCGCACCGTGCAAGTGCTGGGCGGCGGCAGCGCGGGCAGCAGCGCCCATGTCCGTTCCCTGACGGCCGGGTTGGTCGCCCGCGGGGTGCGGGTCACGGTCTGCGCGCCGTCCGAGGCCGAGCGCGCGTACGGGTTCGGCGACGTCGGCGCCCACCACCTGCCGGTGCCGCGCAGCAGCGACCCGGCGTCCGTCGCCGCGCTCCGCGTGGCCTGCGCCGACGCCGACCTGGTGCACGCCCACGGACTGCACGCCGCGCTGCGCGCCTCCCTCGCGCTCAGCGGCCGCCGGATCCCGCTCGTCGTCACCTGGCACACCCGGTCCTACGCGGAAGGGGCCCGGGCCCATCTTCTGCGGATGCTGGAGCGGCGCGTGGCCAGGGCCGCGTCCGTCGTGCTCGGCACCTCGTCCGACCTGGTCGACCGGGCCCGCGCCCGCGGCGCCCGCGACGCCCGGCTCGCCGCCGTCTCCTTCCCGCCGCCGCACCGCCCCGAGCCGTCCCAGGAGGACGACGCCGAGCGCGCCCGCCACAAGACACGGGCCGAACTGGGCGCCGTGGGACGCCCGTTGCTGATGTCGGTCGGCACCCTGGAGCAGCACCGTGGCTACGAGGTCCTGCTCGACGCCGCGCACGCCTGGCTCGGCCTCGACCCGGCGCCGCTCCTCGTCATCGCCGGGGAGGGGCCGCAGCGGGCCACCCTCCAGCGCCGGATCGAGGGCGAGGGCCTGCCGGTGCGCCTCGTCGGCCGCCGGGACGACGTCGCCGACCTGCTGCACGCCGCCGACATCGCCGTCCTGCCCAGCAGCTGGGAATCGCGCTCACTGCTCGCCCAGGAGGCCCTGCACGCCCGCGTACCGCTCGTCGCCACCGACGTCGGCGGCATCCCCGAACTCGTCGGCGACGCCGCCGAACTGGTGCCGTACGGAGACGCGCCCGCCCTGGCCCGCGCCATCGAACGCCTCCTCACGGACCCCGAGCGCTGCGCCGCGCTGCGCGACGCCGGCACCGCCCAGGCCGCCTCCTGGCCGAGCGAGGACGCGACGGTCGCTCAAGTCCTCAGCGTGTACGACGAGTTGACCGGAACCTTCTGA